TTGCTCTTTAGGGTGGCGTAGCTCACTATGTTCGGGCGCGTGGCGCCGAAGGAGAGGAAGCCCGCCGAGTAGGGGAAGGCCGAGGGCAGGCAGTAGGAGAAGGCGACCGTGTCCGGCGAGAGAACGACCCGCGACGCCAGCGAGTGGGGGTCCCGGCTGAGGTCGAGGACTCCCGACGAGCGGCCCTCCGTGCTGGCGCCGCGCGTCTCCAAGCAGACGAACCTGAAGTCGTCCACGGCGACCGACCGTGAGACCGTGAGCGTGTCGGTGACGAAGGTGGCGTTGAGCACGACGGCGCCCTTCTTTTTCAGGGTTGCCGTGCAGCTGGGTCCGGAGCAGTCGCTCAGCGGGCAGTTTCTCGAGCCGCACGGGATCTGGGCGAGGGAAGACGACCGGGACGGGTCGAAGAGGTGCTTCTTGCCGCACCGGCTCCCGGCGCATGGCTCGCACCGGAGGAGCGTGGCTCCCACGGTGGCCGTGTCGAATCCCACGGCGAGTCTCTGCACCGGGGTGCCGTAGCCGACGGTGACGTGGTACTCTGATGCGCCCGGAAGAGACTGGAGTGGGGTTCCGATCGAGGGGATCGTCACCCCGGACTTTTTATAGTCGCCTGAATCGCCGAAGAGGGCGCGCAGGCGGAGGGCGTCGCTGATCGAGGGCATGCTTTGGCCCGAACCGGCACCGGCGCCAGAAGCAGGAGCGCACGGGCTAAGCCGATGCATTACCGGCAGCCGTCCTCCATCTCCTGAAAAATGACCACAAGTTCATTAGCATGAGAGGTATTGGTTCTGAATTAGATTGATGCAAGACACTTCACCAGAAGGGACGGGCGAGCAGGTCGACGGACTCCTCCAATCGGATGAGCGGACAACAAAGTGCTTTCCACCATTGGTGTGGTAAGAGCTGCCAAGGTGAGGAGCAGCAAGAAGCAGACAGAAAAGCAGAGAGGGAATGCCGGAAGCCATTGCTTGTGCTATGTATGTACCGGTGGTGCAGTTGCATGGGACCTCGGAGAAACCTGCCCTATATATAGGATATAGCCGTAACATCGAGCTGGGTCGCCACTCGCCAGCATTTGAAAGTTTGAAACTGTCATCTCTCCTCCTACGACGCCCGACGACAGGGATCAGTCTTTTGTCGTGTGTTCTCCTATGACGATCAGCCCAAAGCCAGCGCTTGTGCCTACGGAATTGAATAGGGATTTACGCCCATCCTGCCAAATTTGCACAGCTAGCTACTAGTCGGAAACccacctcaaaaaagaaaaaaaaactactcccttcattccatatgtaGCCCGCATATAGATTTTttacaaagtcaaactttataaactttgaccaagtttatagagaaaactatttatatctacaatagcaaatatatataatatgaagaTATGTCTTGTGATGTATTTAAGCACATGTATTTGATATTCTATATGTATATGATTTTCtatacaaacttggtcaaagtttataaagtttgattttaaaaaaaatctatatgcgctacattgtagaacggagggagtactagccgGAAGAATGAGCTACCAAGTTATCCATATCAATAGCTTCATTGCTAGCTGTTAGAACTTGGACCACATCCTACATACGGGTttcttttttctttcaaaaaggagGCCTCTCGGCTATGCATCACATGATGTACACAACTATCTTTATTAAAAAAATAACGTAATAAGGTTTACATTTCCAAATAGTGTCTCAAAGACTAACAAAAAGTAAACAGAAAAAATGACACAACCGGCAAAAATAGGATCAATGGACTAGCCGTCTGTCCTATTAttggaccgccatccaaaccgattATATGTATTCCGTGCTACCGTCTTTCAATGGTTGCACCCGAAGTCCATAAGGTCCTTGTGATCCGCATGGCTGGGTaatgaccacgtacggatccatccAGACACTCGGAAGATTATCTGTAAAAAAATTAACAATGGTTTGTCTGATAAAAGTGACGTCATTTCAGCAGTTCCATATCGCCCGAAGTAATGCACACACTCCTACTCGAATATATGCCGCAGTGTTAGGCTCTACCCCGTTTAACCATACCCTGAAAAGACTAGTATAGAGGCGGAAGGACTGACACTGAGTGAAACACGAATCGTATGCCAGAGTTCGAAACAGGTTCGCGCGCCGCTTTATATATAAACCGTACGCCAGAGTAACCTGGCTAGCGGGCATGAGAGAAATAAATGTTGTATCATTTCATCCTGATTACAAAAACAACACCGTTTACTCCCCTCCCAACTATATTTACCAAGTTGTCTTTGGTCAAGATCACCCCCTTATGCATAAACCACATAAAAAGCTTGATTTGCAATATCACCTTAATTTTCTAGATGTGCAGGGACCTAGGGATTAGACCGGTGTTTATCAAGTCTATGTACATAGATTTCACCGAAAAGActccacacactagtagaaaacagggctttagtCCAGGCCggaccagcccattagtcccggtttagtcacgaaccgggacccatgggggcataggtcccggttcgCGAGGCCAGGaggccggccgggcctcgtggggcattggtcccggttcgtctgaaccctttggtcccggttctagacacgaaccgggaccaatgggtctcactcctggcccacaaccattggtcccggttcgtggctggaaccgggaccaaagggggtcctttagtcccggttccagccatgaaccgggaccaatgagatgcctatatataccccctcgcccgcgaggagagcactggagtgctctgtttttctagccggccgtgggagagctttgtggtgctctagctcacctcctatgcacatgaggtgtttgatgaaatgcccgagccacacttaaactttctcctctcgaagctccttgtccaagctatattttcctcgagatttgtctaggtttggcgatTCATCATGAACCGTCCCcatcctcaccgccgtcgatcgcccgcgcctaTCTCAttgccgacaccaccgtggtgagcctcttgatcttatcttctttctaaaagaaaaaagttcttaattgtatgatttagatagatacaattttcttacttttattattgcttgtcattatatagtgcgatggttttggtatccgcctccgtcggccctcgtcctgtctatgattcggatgtggtatatatatatatatatatatataaatcttttataactatttggttcatttagtgtttatgacaattatgccgaccaacgtggcatagatttttttatctaggaggtatgtgaaccagaaattccaaccgaccctattgtcgagaggttaaatttagttgaagaagaaaacaattacatgaaggaaaaattgaaaaaaaattgaggaggagaagatgatattggagttgcatgttgcggatgtcgtcaatgatcacaagatcaagatggatgcaatgcgcttgaacattagaaagattagaaaatatgccattcataccgaggcttggtatcattatgccgttggatcaattgttaccttagttgctattatgatcgcatttgttgttgcattgaaatgttttagatagtttcaatatatggtttaattattagatgctctggagagctatatgttgttcaatgagaactatgtttgtactttggttttaatgtgatgatgcacttctattaatt
The DNA window shown above is from Triticum aestivum cultivar Chinese Spring unplaced genomic scaffold, IWGSC CS RefSeq v2.1 scaffold41780, whole genome shotgun sequence and carries:
- the LOC123172944 gene encoding uncharacterized protein, with translation MASGIPSLLFCLLLAAPHLGSSYHTNGGKHFVVRSSDWRSPSTCSPVPSDGGRLPVMHRLSPCAPASGAGAGSGQSMPSISDALRLRALFGDSGDYKKSGVTIPSIGTPLQSLPGASEYHVTVGYGTPIPCGSRNCPLSDCSGPSCTATLKKKGAVVLNATFVTDTLTVSRSVAVDDFRFVCLETRGASTEGRSSGVLDLSRDPHSLASRVVLSPDTVAFSYCLPSAFPYSAGFLSFGATRPNIVSYATL